One genomic region from Betaproteobacteria bacterium encodes:
- a CDS encoding cyclic nucleotide-binding domain-containing protein, with product MPNKAIKILDIEPTPQLAACSQCELGKLCFPHALPAAFRTLFPLVREKRTQLARGEFLYRAGDPQAGIYSVKAGFLKTSMPLPDGQSKIVGFHAMGDVLGFDGLGKGAHTTDAIALNGCEVCVIPIEKFDKLLEHPAESTHVRQLLSREISRVETHAAAVGTLSAKQLVAIFLLDISGRWEERGYSKNEFVLFMSRKEIGNYLGLTFETVSRTLSYFQAKKWITVHGKSVLIRDIPALESQLGHAT from the coding sequence GTGCCTAATAAAGCAATCAAGATCCTCGACATCGAGCCAACACCGCAACTGGCGGCATGTTCCCAGTGTGAACTGGGCAAGCTCTGCTTTCCGCACGCGTTACCGGCGGCATTTCGAACGCTTTTTCCATTGGTTCGTGAAAAGCGCACCCAACTCGCGCGCGGCGAATTCCTGTATCGCGCCGGCGATCCGCAGGCCGGCATCTATTCGGTCAAGGCCGGGTTCCTCAAGACGAGCATGCCGTTGCCGGATGGACAAAGCAAGATCGTCGGATTTCACGCGATGGGCGACGTACTGGGATTTGATGGCCTGGGCAAGGGTGCGCATACCACCGATGCCATCGCGTTGAATGGCTGCGAAGTCTGCGTGATTCCAATCGAAAAGTTCGACAAGTTGCTTGAGCACCCGGCCGAATCCACGCACGTGCGGCAATTACTCTCGCGCGAAATTTCACGCGTCGAAACACACGCCGCCGCCGTCGGCACGCTATCCGCCAAGCAGCTGGTGGCCATATTTCTGCTGGATATTTCCGGGCGCTGGGAAGAGCGTGGTTATTCAAAGAACGAATTTGTGCTCTTCATGAGCCGCAAGGAAATTGGCAATTATCTCGGCCTCACGTTTGAAACCGTCAGCCGCACCCTTTCGTATTTCCAGGCAAAAAAGTGGATCACCGTGCACGGTAAAAGCGTGCTGATCCGCGACATTCCCGCGCTGGAATCGCAGCTCGGGCACGCGACCTGA
- a CDS encoding SCP2 sterol-binding domain-containing protein, with the protein MMNQSASLPPTALPPFTRPLSRLARRLPHPGSAMFAAGLNMVLRRDLPADVYLQLIGRHVEIAVSDWGVRFRFGVTPDRFAPLPQQAAIDLSITATARDFALLASGDEDADTLYFDRRVVVEGDTELALLIKNTLDALPAVKTRKLIRFLHRGMDRARSFRARRGLNGRSGSA; encoded by the coding sequence ATGATGAATCAAAGTGCGTCATTGCCACCAACGGCGTTGCCCCCATTCACGCGACCCTTGAGCCGCCTGGCCCGCCGATTGCCGCATCCCGGCTCAGCCATGTTCGCGGCCGGCCTGAACATGGTGCTGCGTCGCGATTTGCCGGCTGATGTTTATCTGCAGTTGATCGGACGGCACGTCGAGATTGCGGTATCGGACTGGGGCGTGCGTTTCCGGTTCGGTGTCACGCCCGATCGCTTTGCGCCGTTGCCACAGCAGGCGGCCATCGACCTCAGCATTACGGCAACCGCACGCGATTTCGCGTTGCTCGCCTCCGGCGATGAAGACGCGGACACGCTTTATTTCGACCGGCGCGTCGTCGTCGAAGGCGACACCGAACTCGCGTTGCTCATCAAGAACACGCTGGACGCGTTGCCGGCGGTGAAGACGCGCAAGCTGATTCGTTTCCTGCACCGCGGCATGGATCGCGCAAGGTCGTTTCGCGCGCGACGCGGCCTCAATGGCCGGTCGGGAAGCGCGTAA
- a CDS encoding U32 family peptidase produces the protein MRISLGPLLYYWPRDKVLAFYNRVATWPVDSVYLGETVCSKRYELRMDDWLQIAKQLTDAGKEVVLSTCELIESESDLRTLRKICGNGEFLVEANDLGAVHLLAGKVPFVAGPYLNIYSRMSLEFFRGLGASRWVMPLELGHAGLQEILREGQLNMDTEVFSYGRLPLAVSARCFTARYNNLSKDDCGFRCLEHPDGLTVSTQDDEAFLVMNGLQTQSARVYNLIDQVPSMIAMGVSHVRISPQSMQTGDVVAQFKSIAQGAAYDPAAPAPWAPEVSCNGYWHGRPGLEQVGTSRNKRVEIKAAS, from the coding sequence CTGCGTATTTCGCTTGGTCCGCTCCTCTACTATTGGCCGCGCGACAAGGTGCTCGCGTTCTACAACCGGGTGGCAACCTGGCCGGTCGACAGCGTCTATCTCGGTGAAACCGTATGCAGCAAGCGCTACGAATTGCGCATGGACGACTGGCTGCAAATCGCCAAGCAATTGACCGACGCCGGCAAGGAAGTCGTGCTGTCGACGTGCGAGCTGATTGAATCGGAATCGGACCTGCGCACGCTTCGCAAAATTTGCGGCAACGGCGAATTCCTGGTTGAAGCCAATGATCTCGGCGCCGTGCATTTGCTGGCCGGCAAGGTTCCGTTTGTCGCCGGGCCATACCTCAATATTTATAGCCGCATGTCGCTGGAATTTTTTCGCGGGCTCGGCGCGTCCCGCTGGGTGATGCCGCTCGAACTGGGTCACGCGGGGCTGCAGGAAATTCTGCGCGAAGGTCAACTCAACATGGACACGGAAGTGTTTTCCTATGGCCGCCTGCCGCTGGCGGTATCAGCGCGCTGCTTTACCGCGCGCTACAACAATCTGTCCAAGGATGACTGCGGGTTTCGTTGTCTTGAACACCCGGACGGGCTCACTGTGTCCACGCAGGATGACGAAGCGTTTCTGGTGATGAATGGCTTGCAGACGCAGTCGGCGCGGGTCTACAACCTGATCGATCAAGTGCCAAGCATGATCGCGATGGGGGTGAGTCACGTGCGCATCAGTCCACAGTCGATGCAGACGGGTGACGTCGTCGCGCAATTCAAATCGATCGCACAGGGCGCGGCGTATGATCCCGCTGCGCCGGCACCGTGGGCGCCGGAAGTCTCGTGCAACGGCTACTGGCATGGACGACCAGGGCTGGAGCAGGTGGGCACATCCCGAAACAAACGAGTTGAAATAAAGGCTGCCTCATGA
- a CDS encoding U32 family peptidase, giving the protein MKLVCPAGSLPALTAAVDNGADDVYMGIRDETNARNFAGLNFDEKSMREGIRYAHAHGVRVLMALNTYPQPSTSQKWQRAVDLAVDFGVDAIIVADMGLMNYAANKYPQLRLHLSVQGSATNYEAINFVHERFGITRAVLPRVLSIQQIAQVIVHTPVEIEAFGFGSLSIMVEGRCALSSYATGESPNTHGGCSPAKAVRWEKKPDAPGVLDSHLGAVLIDRFSANERPGYPTLCRGRFKVNDDVYYAFEEPTSLNTLELLPKLAEMGVKAIKIEGRQRSPSYVALVTRVWRDAINACAARPDAYAVRPDWQIALSRVAEGNQCTLGAYHRTWK; this is encoded by the coding sequence ATGAAGCTGGTCTGCCCGGCGGGCTCACTGCCGGCGCTGACAGCGGCGGTTGACAACGGCGCGGACGATGTATACATGGGCATTCGCGATGAGACCAATGCGCGCAATTTTGCCGGCCTGAATTTCGACGAGAAATCGATGCGCGAGGGCATTCGCTACGCGCATGCGCATGGCGTGCGGGTGCTGATGGCGCTCAACACATATCCGCAGCCGAGCACGTCGCAAAAATGGCAGCGCGCGGTCGACCTCGCGGTCGATTTCGGCGTGGATGCCATCATCGTCGCCGACATGGGATTGATGAATTATGCAGCGAACAAGTATCCGCAACTGCGTTTGCATTTGTCGGTGCAGGGATCAGCCACCAATTACGAAGCGATCAATTTCGTGCACGAACGATTTGGCATCACCCGCGCAGTGCTGCCGCGGGTACTGTCGATCCAGCAAATCGCGCAGGTGATTGTCCACACGCCGGTGGAGATCGAGGCGTTTGGTTTCGGTAGCCTGTCCATCATGGTCGAAGGGCGCTGCGCGCTATCGTCCTATGCCACCGGCGAATCGCCGAACACCCATGGCGGTTGCTCGCCGGCGAAAGCGGTTCGCTGGGAGAAGAAACCAGATGCCCCCGGTGTGCTGGATTCCCATCTGGGCGCGGTGCTGATTGATCGCTTCAGCGCCAATGAGCGTCCCGGTTATCCCACGCTTTGCCGTGGCCGCTTCAAGGTGAACGATGACGTCTATTACGCGTTTGAAGAACCAACGAGTTTGAATACGCTTGAGTTGTTGCCGAAGCTCGCGGAAATGGGCGTGAAGGCGATCAAGATCGAAGGGCGCCAGCGCAGCCCTTCTTATGTAGCGCTGGTGACTCGCGTTTGGCGCGACGCGATCAATGCGTGTGCCGCTCGGCCCGACGCCTATGCGGTGCGGCCCGACTGGCAAATCGCCCTCTCGCGCGTCGCCGAGGGCAATCAATGCACATTGGGTGCATATCACCGGACATGGAAATGA
- a CDS encoding anaerobic ribonucleoside-triphosphate reductase activating protein, with translation MPDTLRVAGLTRLSTTDFPGRLAAVVFVQGCAWRCRYCHNPEIQSRLEAPAISWHGVLDFLDHRKGLLDGVVFCGGEPTVDRHLGAAIEDVRQRGFKVGLHTAGIYPDRLRKLLPKIDWVGFDVKAPFDDYVHTTGVPGSGERARESLDYLLASGVAHEVRTTRHPSLLSSGNLKLMATSLRQRGVEKFALQEFRPNGCADERLDACPPPLADDDVSHLKQLFPTFILRRAN, from the coding sequence ATACCGGACACACTCCGCGTCGCCGGCCTGACCCGCCTGTCCACCACCGACTTCCCCGGTCGACTGGCGGCGGTGGTGTTTGTGCAGGGCTGCGCATGGCGCTGCCGCTATTGCCACAACCCGGAAATTCAATCGCGCCTTGAGGCGCCCGCGATATCGTGGCACGGCGTACTCGATTTCCTCGATCATCGCAAAGGGCTGCTCGACGGCGTGGTGTTCTGCGGGGGCGAGCCCACCGTTGACCGCCACCTCGGCGCCGCCATTGAAGATGTTCGTCAACGCGGCTTCAAGGTCGGCTTGCACACCGCCGGCATTTATCCGGATCGCCTGCGCAAATTGCTGCCGAAGATCGATTGGGTTGGCTTTGACGTCAAGGCGCCGTTTGACGACTATGTGCATACCACCGGCGTTCCCGGCAGCGGCGAACGCGCCAGGGAAAGTCTCGATTACTTGCTCGCGTCGGGCGTTGCCCATGAGGTTCGCACGACGCGTCATCCGTCGCTGCTTTCATCCGGCAATCTGAAATTGATGGCGACCTCGTTGCGGCAACGTGGAGTGGAAAAATTTGCGCTGCAGGAATTCCGGCCCAACGGTTGCGCCGACGAGCGGCTGGATGCATGTCCGCCGCCGCTCGCAGACGATGATGTCAGTCACTTGAAGCAACTATTCCCGACCTTCATTTTGCGTCGCGCGAACTGA
- a CDS encoding ribonucleoside triphosphate reductase, which yields MFDTEEKLDSAAVILQRVKKRNGASLPFDSRKITQAIVKAGQATGEFGPEKAGDITAQVTRALSQRYASGTASVENIQDIVERQLVEEGYFTTARAYIVYREQHRKLRNDRECVVDVGTSVNEYLQQLDWRVNANANQGYSLGGLILNVSGKVIANYWLTHVYPPEVGEAHRVADVHIHDLDMLAGYCAGWSLRTFLNEGLNGVPGKTEAKPPKHLTSAVGQIVNFLGTLQNEWAGAQAFSSFDTYMAPFLRKDKLTYREVKQSIQELIYNLNVPSRWGTQTPFTNLTFDWTCPEDLREQIPYIAGEEMPFSYGELQVEMDMINRAYIEVMMEGDAKGRVFTFPIPTYNITPDFDWDHPNTELLFEMTAKYGLPYFQNFLNSEMKPNMIRSMCCRLQLDLRELLKRGNGLFGSAEQTGSLGVVTLNCARLGYLYEGNETALFERIDQLMELSKTSLEIKRKVIQGHIDAGLFPYTRRYLGTLRNHFATIGVNGINEMIRNFTGDAEDITTTWGHQFALRFLDHIRARIVVFQEETGHLYNLEATPAEGTTYRFAKEDRKRYPDILQAGTAEMPYYTNSSQLPVGFTDDPFEALERQDPLQRKYTGGTVLHLYLGERVSTSTACRELVKRAFTRFHLPYITVTPAFSICPNHGYLAGEHAFCPKCDEAILARKRAATTEVQPQPEGELA from the coding sequence ATGTTCGATACAGAGGAGAAGCTTGATTCGGCCGCAGTCATTCTGCAGCGGGTCAAGAAACGCAATGGCGCCTCACTGCCATTTGATTCGCGCAAGATCACACAAGCAATCGTTAAAGCCGGACAGGCGACCGGCGAATTCGGCCCGGAGAAAGCCGGAGACATTACCGCCCAGGTCACGCGTGCACTCAGCCAGCGCTATGCGAGTGGCACCGCCAGCGTCGAGAACATCCAGGATATCGTCGAGCGCCAGTTGGTGGAAGAGGGGTACTTCACCACCGCACGTGCGTACATCGTCTATCGCGAACAGCATCGCAAACTCAGAAACGACCGCGAATGCGTGGTCGATGTCGGCACCTCGGTCAATGAATACCTGCAGCAACTCGACTGGCGGGTCAACGCCAACGCCAACCAGGGCTACTCGCTCGGCGGATTGATCCTCAACGTTTCAGGCAAGGTCATCGCCAACTACTGGCTGACGCACGTCTATCCGCCGGAAGTCGGCGAAGCGCATCGCGTGGCCGATGTGCACATCCACGATCTCGACATGCTCGCGGGTTATTGCGCCGGCTGGTCGCTACGCACCTTTCTGAATGAGGGTCTCAACGGTGTACCCGGAAAAACCGAAGCCAAGCCGCCCAAGCACCTGACCAGCGCGGTCGGCCAGATCGTGAATTTCCTAGGCACGCTGCAAAACGAATGGGCCGGCGCGCAGGCATTCAGTTCGTTCGATACTTACATGGCGCCTTTTCTGCGCAAGGACAAACTGACCTATCGCGAAGTCAAGCAATCGATCCAGGAACTCATCTACAACCTCAACGTGCCTTCGCGCTGGGGCACGCAGACACCGTTCACCAACCTGACCTTCGACTGGACCTGCCCAGAGGACCTGCGCGAGCAGATTCCCTACATCGCCGGCGAAGAAATGCCCTTCAGCTATGGCGAGCTGCAGGTGGAAATGGACATGATCAACCGCGCTTACATCGAAGTGATGATGGAAGGCGACGCGAAAGGCCGCGTCTTCACGTTCCCCATTCCCACCTACAACATCACACCGGATTTCGATTGGGATCACCCGAACACCGAGCTGCTGTTTGAAATGACCGCGAAATACGGCCTGCCGTATTTCCAGAACTTCCTCAATTCGGAAATGAAGCCGAACATGATCCGCTCGATGTGCTGCCGCCTGCAGCTCGACTTGCGGGAATTGCTGAAGCGCGGAAACGGCCTGTTCGGCTCGGCCGAGCAAACCGGTTCACTGGGCGTGGTGACGCTGAATTGCGCGCGCCTGGGCTACCTGTATGAAGGCAATGAAACCGCGTTGTTCGAGCGCATTGATCAATTGATGGAATTGTCCAAGACCAGTCTCGAAATCAAACGCAAGGTCATCCAGGGACATATCGACGCGGGCCTCTTTCCCTATACGCGGCGCTACCTCGGCACGCTCAGAAATCATTTCGCGACCATTGGCGTCAACGGCATCAACGAAATGATCCGCAACTTCACCGGCGACGCCGAAGACATCACCACGACCTGGGGACATCAGTTCGCGCTGCGGTTTCTCGATCACATCCGCGCACGGATCGTCGTATTCCAGGAAGAAACCGGTCACCTCTACAACCTCGAAGCGACCCCGGCAGAAGGCACCACCTACCGTTTCGCCAAGGAAGACCGCAAACGCTATCCCGATATCCTGCAGGCCGGTACCGCCGAAATGCCCTACTACACCAATTCATCGCAATTGCCGGTGGGCTTCACCGATGATCCGTTCGAGGCACTGGAGCGGCAGGATCCGCTGCAACGCAAATACACCGGCGGCACCGTGCTGCATCTTTATCTCGGCGAACGCGTGTCCACCTCGACCGCCTGCCGCGAACTGGTGAAACGCGCCTTCACGCGTTTTCATCTGCCGTACATCACCGTGACGCCCGCTTTTTCCATCTGCCCCAATCACGGCTATCTCGCCGGCGAACATGCGTTCTGCCCGAAGTGCGACGAAGCCATTCTCGCGCGCAAACGCGCCGCCACAACCGAAGTTCAGCCCCAGCCCGAAGGAGAACTCGCATGA
- the pepF gene encoding oligoendopeptidase F, with translation MTKPTTQNRAEIPAQYRWDFTPIYANWEAWDAAMKELDGKIDSFVTLKGSLKKGPAAVLKAYKAFDEIGMLQYKVYGFTHLQRDVDTRNQDISGKSQRVTTLFAKLGTATAWFTPELLKVPQATMEKWIAQTPALKPYKFTIVDIYRQQKHVLDEKGEKLLSYAARFNGTPTSTFQELSTSDIKFPKVTLSDGKEITLSPGVYQSVLGTNYSQADRAKAFDAYLKTYAATTNTYAAIYNGVMQRGWFNAQARNFPTTLDAALDGNAIPPSVVTTLVDTVRNGTAPLQRYMKLRKKLLGLDSYHLYDGSIPIYKTDKVYSFEESRDQVLASVAPLGTDYVSKYKKFMSGKQVDVYENDGKRSGAYVSGVYGVGPYMLLNHNDTQDALFTLAHEGGHAMHTILAFETQPFVTADYTIFVAEVASTTNERFLLDRLLEATTEPKERFLLLQHAVDSIVRTFYMQVLFADYELQAHKLVEAGKPITAEVLNGIYMKLLKDYYGDSVATDDLFKYTWSRIPHFYNSPYYVYQYATCFASSAKLFKDMTSGSPASRAAATERYLTLLKSGGNDHPMKQLQKAGVDLSKRETVQAMVDQMEELVAKMEVEAAKIR, from the coding sequence ATGACCAAACCCACGACGCAGAACCGCGCGGAGATACCCGCCCAGTATCGCTGGGACTTCACGCCGATATACGCGAACTGGGAAGCGTGGGACGCGGCGATGAAGGAACTGGACGGCAAGATCGATTCATTTGTCACGCTGAAAGGTTCGCTCAAGAAAGGTCCGGCCGCGGTCCTGAAGGCCTATAAGGCGTTCGACGAAATCGGCATGCTTCAGTACAAAGTCTACGGCTTCACGCACCTGCAGCGCGATGTCGATACGCGCAATCAGGACATCTCCGGAAAATCGCAGCGCGTCACCACCCTGTTCGCGAAACTGGGCACCGCCACCGCGTGGTTCACGCCCGAGTTGTTGAAAGTGCCGCAGGCAACAATGGAAAAGTGGATCGCGCAAACGCCGGCGCTCAAGCCGTACAAATTCACGATCGTCGATATCTATCGCCAGCAAAAACATGTGCTCGACGAGAAAGGTGAAAAGCTGCTGTCGTACGCCGCGCGCTTCAACGGTACGCCGACATCGACCTTTCAGGAACTCTCCACCTCCGACATCAAGTTCCCGAAAGTGACGCTGTCGGACGGCAAGGAAATCACCTTGTCGCCCGGCGTGTATCAAAGCGTGCTCGGCACCAACTATAGCCAGGCCGACCGTGCCAAGGCGTTCGATGCGTACCTGAAAACTTATGCGGCCACCACCAATACCTATGCGGCGATTTACAACGGCGTGATGCAGCGCGGCTGGTTCAATGCACAAGCCCGCAATTTCCCCACGACGCTTGATGCCGCACTCGACGGCAATGCCATTCCACCCTCGGTGGTGACGACACTCGTCGATACCGTCCGCAACGGTACCGCCCCACTGCAGCGATACATGAAGCTTCGCAAGAAACTGCTCGGACTCGACAGCTATCATCTCTACGACGGCTCAATTCCCATTTACAAGACCGACAAAGTCTATTCGTTCGAAGAATCGCGTGACCAAGTGCTCGCCTCTGTTGCGCCTCTGGGCACCGACTATGTCTCCAAGTACAAGAAGTTCATGTCGGGAAAGCAAGTCGATGTCTATGAAAATGACGGCAAGCGTAGCGGCGCGTACGTGAGTGGCGTCTATGGCGTCGGTCCTTACATGCTGCTGAACCATAACGACACGCAGGATGCATTGTTCACGCTCGCGCATGAGGGCGGTCATGCGATGCATACGATTCTTGCGTTTGAAACCCAGCCATTCGTAACGGCGGACTACACCATTTTCGTCGCGGAAGTCGCATCGACCACCAATGAGCGATTCCTGCTTGATCGCCTGCTGGAAGCGACGACTGAACCGAAAGAGCGTTTCCTGTTGCTGCAACACGCGGTCGATTCCATCGTCAGAACGTTTTACATGCAAGTGCTGTTTGCCGACTATGAACTGCAGGCGCACAAACTGGTTGAGGCGGGCAAGCCGATAACTGCGGAAGTATTGAACGGCATTTACATGAAGTTACTGAAGGACTATTACGGCGATTCAGTGGCCACGGACGATTTATTCAAATACACCTGGTCGCGGATTCCGCATTTCTACAATTCGCCCTACTACGTGTACCAATATGCCACCTGCTTCGCATCCTCGGCAAAGCTGTTCAAGGACATGACCAGCGGATCACCCGCCTCCCGCGCCGCGGCCACGGAGCGCTACCTCACGTTGCTGAAGAGCGGTGGCAACGATCATCCGATGAAGCAGTTGCAGAAAGCCGGCGTGGACCTGTCCAAGCGTGAGACCGTGCAGGCGATGGTTGACCAAATGGAAGAGTTGGTCGCCAAGATGGAAGTCGAGGCCGCGAAGATTCGTTGA
- a CDS encoding xanthine dehydrogenase family protein molybdopterin-binding subunit — translation MNTIAPPKVSRRRFLQGSAATAGSLVVGFHVPFLKSAEAAEGLVAPEVNAWVVVKPDDTVVVRIARSEMGQGTLTGLAQLVAEELECDWARVSTEYPTPGQSVERKRPWGSFSTGGSQGIRGSHDYVRKGGATARMMLVQAAADEWKVPAGECTAANSVITHTASKRTTTFGNVASAAAKLTPPTEVKLKDPKDWKIAGKRLARLDTIDKTTGKQIYGMDLTMPGMLNAAIKDCPVFGGKVKSVDDAAVLKRPGVKKVVRVGNSAVAVVADTWWRAKTALDALKIEWDEGPHAKASSASIAESLNAGLVAKDAVVGNQVGNVGPAIAAAAKVIEATYSYPYQNHACMETMNATAKWTPDRCEVWTPTQNGEAALAAASEAAGLPLTKCEVYKIHLGGGFGRRGMTDWIRQAVAIAKEMPGTPIKLIWSREEDMAQGRYHPITRCKLTAGLDAAGNVTGLAMRISGQSILASVAPQNIKDGKDPLVFQGLNAAGPEAGIGYTFPALMIDHAMRNPHVPAGFWRGVNLNHNTIYLECFIDELAHAAGKDALEFRRKLMANHPKHLAVLNAAAERAGWSKPAAPGVFRGLAQAMGFGSYVAACAEVSVNAAGELKIHRIVAATDSGHAVNPQQIEAQVEGSFAYGLSAALYGECTVKDGRILQSNFHDYPAMRMADMPAVETVIMPSGGFWGGVGEPTIAVAAPAVLNAIFAATGKRIRDLPLKNHSLKKA, via the coding sequence ATGAATACGATTGCGCCGCCGAAAGTTTCACGCCGCCGTTTTCTGCAAGGCTCGGCCGCGACCGCGGGCAGTCTGGTCGTCGGCTTTCATGTTCCCTTTCTGAAGTCGGCCGAAGCGGCCGAGGGGTTGGTAGCCCCGGAGGTCAACGCATGGGTGGTGGTGAAACCTGACGACACCGTGGTGGTCCGCATCGCGCGCTCGGAGATGGGCCAGGGCACACTGACCGGCCTCGCGCAATTGGTGGCCGAGGAACTGGAATGCGATTGGGCCAGGGTGAGTACCGAGTATCCAACGCCGGGACAAAGCGTGGAGCGCAAACGGCCATGGGGAAGTTTCAGCACCGGCGGCAGCCAAGGCATTCGCGGGTCGCACGACTATGTGCGCAAGGGCGGCGCGACCGCCCGGATGATGCTGGTGCAGGCCGCCGCCGATGAATGGAAAGTACCGGCGGGTGAATGCACCGCCGCCAACAGCGTGATCACGCACACGGCATCGAAGCGCACCACCACATTTGGCAATGTGGCGAGTGCCGCCGCGAAGCTCACGCCGCCCACGGAAGTAAAGTTGAAGGACCCGAAAGACTGGAAGATCGCTGGCAAGCGCCTGGCGCGGCTGGATACCATCGACAAGACCACCGGCAAGCAGATCTACGGCATGGATCTCACCATGCCCGGCATGCTCAACGCGGCGATCAAGGATTGCCCGGTGTTCGGCGGCAAGGTGAAGAGCGTGGATGATGCCGCAGTGCTGAAGCGCCCCGGCGTGAAGAAAGTGGTGCGCGTGGGCAACTCGGCAGTCGCCGTGGTGGCCGATACCTGGTGGCGCGCCAAGACCGCGCTCGACGCATTGAAGATCGAATGGGACGAAGGCCCCCATGCGAAGGCATCCAGCGCGAGCATTGCCGAATCGCTGAACGCCGGTCTCGTTGCCAAGGACGCCGTGGTGGGAAATCAGGTTGGCAATGTCGGGCCCGCGATTGCGGCGGCGGCGAAAGTAATCGAGGCCACGTACTCGTACCCGTATCAGAACCATGCCTGCATGGAGACCATGAACGCCACGGCAAAATGGACGCCGGATCGTTGTGAGGTCTGGACGCCGACGCAAAATGGCGAGGCCGCATTGGCCGCCGCATCCGAAGCCGCGGGGCTGCCGTTGACGAAATGCGAAGTGTACAAAATTCACCTCGGTGGCGGTTTCGGCCGGCGCGGCATGACCGACTGGATACGCCAGGCGGTGGCGATCGCCAAGGAAATGCCCGGCACGCCGATCAAGCTGATCTGGTCGCGCGAGGAAGACATGGCGCAGGGGCGCTACCACCCGATCACGCGCTGCAAACTCACCGCCGGCCTCGACGCCGCAGGCAATGTGACCGGACTGGCGATGCGCATTTCCGGGCAATCAATCCTCGCGAGCGTGGCGCCGCAGAATATCAAGGACGGCAAGGACCCGCTGGTGTTTCAAGGGCTTAATGCAGCCGGCCCGGAAGCCGGGATTGGTTATACGTTTCCGGCGCTGATGATCGATCACGCCATGCGTAACCCGCATGTACCGGCGGGTTTCTGGCGCGGCGTGAATCTGAATCACAACACCATCTATCTCGAATGTTTTATTGACGAACTCGCCCATGCCGCCGGCAAGGATGCGCTGGAATTCCGGCGGAAACTGATGGCCAATCATCCGAAACATCTGGCGGTGCTCAATGCGGCGGCCGAGCGCGCTGGCTGGAGCAAACCTGCGGCGCCCGGCGTGTTCCGCGGATTGGCACAGGCGATGGGTTTTGGCAGCTACGTGGCGGCATGCGCGGAAGTATCGGTCAATGCGGCAGGCGAACTGAAGATCCATCGCATCGTCGCCGCAACTGATTCCGGTCATGCGGTGAATCCGCAGCAGATTGAAGCGCAGGTGGAGGGATCGTTCGCCTATGGCCTGTCGGCCGCGCTATACGGCGAGTGCACCGTCAAGGATGGCCGTATCTTGCAGAGCAACTTTCACGACTATCCGGCGATGCGCATGGCCGATATGCCCGCAGTGGAAACCGTCATCATGCCGTCGGGCGGATTCTGGGGCGGCGTGGGCGAGCCGACCATTGCTGTTGCGGCGCCGGCGGTGCTCAATGCGATCTTCGCGGCGACCGGAAAACGTATTCGCGATCTGCCTCTGAAGAATCACAGCCTCAAAAAGGCCTAG
- a CDS encoding (2Fe-2S)-binding protein, with amino-acid sequence MAKLNVNGKMLDYQADEGTPLLWVLREQLGLTGTKYGCGIAQCGTCTVLIDGVPIRSCVRTAASLKPTEKITTIEGLSPDGSHPVQKAWVALDVPQCGFCQTGMIMAATALLNAKPNPTDKDIDETMTNICRCGTYNRVRAAIKSVAAGGALKKVDANDIIHTERSAT; translated from the coding sequence ATGGCAAAACTGAATGTCAACGGCAAGATGCTGGATTATCAGGCGGACGAGGGAACACCGCTGCTCTGGGTGCTGCGTGAGCAGTTGGGGCTGACCGGCACCAAGTACGGTTGCGGCATCGCGCAATGCGGCACCTGCACGGTGCTGATCGATGGCGTGCCGATTCGCAGCTGTGTGCGCACGGCGGCGAGCCTCAAGCCGACGGAAAAAATCACCACCATCGAAGGGCTTTCGCCCGATGGCTCGCACCCGGTGCAAAAAGCCTGGGTGGCGCTGGATGTGCCGCAGTGCGGTTTCTGCCAGACCGGCATGATCATGGCCGCGACTGCGCTGCTGAATGCCAAGCCGAATCCCACCGACAAGGACATCGACGAGACGATGACCAATATTTGCCGCTGTGGCACTTACAACCGCGTGCGCGCGGCAATCAAATCCGTGGCGGCAGGGGGTGCGCTCAAGAAAGTGGACGCCAATGACATCATCCACACGGAAAGGAGCGCGACATGA